From Camelina sativa cultivar DH55 chromosome 20, Cs, whole genome shotgun sequence, the proteins below share one genomic window:
- the LOC104769796 gene encoding probable mitochondrial-processing peptidase subunit beta, mitochondrial isoform X2, with the protein MAIKQLLTLARRSQISLCLNQAIRLASSAVSTVSPFTTTPVTSSSFPLPQVMPYDNAAEAVKSKLKKLENPDLRFLRYASPHPILASHDDHILSSPETRVTTLANGLRVATESDLSAKTATIGVWIDAGSRFETDSTNGTAHFLEHMLFKGTERRSRRELEEEIENIGGQLNAYTLREHITLLAKVLDSNVNQALDILADMFQNSEFNEARINQERGVILREMQEVEGQTQEVVFDHLHAAAFQHTNLGRTVLGPVDNIKSITRDDLQNFIKTHFTAPRTVIAAAGAVTHEEIVEQVKKLFTNLSSDSTSTSQLVAKEPANFTGSEVRMIDDDLPLAQFAIAFEGASWTDPDSVALMVMQTMLGSWNKSVGGGKHMGSELAQKVATNEIAESIMTFNNNYKDTGLFGIYAVAKPDCLDDLAHAIMYAVTKLAYRVSEDDVTRARNQLKSSLLLNLNGTTPVAEDIGRQLLTYGRRIPTAELFARIDAVDANTVGHVANKYIYDKDMAISAIGPIQELPDYNWFRRRTYWNRY; encoded by the exons ATGGCGATTAAGCAGTTACTGACCTTGGCTCGAAGGTCACAGATAAGTTTATGTCTCAATCAAGCTATACGGTTGGCTTCATCAGCCGTCTCTACTGTATCTCCGTTCACAACAACTCCggtaacttcttcttcctttcctctACCGCAAGTTATGCCTTACGACAACGCGGCGGAAGCTGTGAAATCGAAGCTAAAGAAGCTAGAGAATCCTGATTTAAGATTCCTCAGATACGCTTCACCGCACCCGATACTTGCCTCGCACGACGATCATATCTTGTCTTCCCCTGAGACTCGTGTCACCACTTTAGCCAATGGTCTCCGTGTCGCCACTGAGTCTGACCTCTCAGCTAAAACCGCCACCATCGGGGTCTGGATTGACGCGGGGTCACGTTTTGAGACGGATTCTACAAACGGTACGGCTCATTTTCTTGAGCATATGCTTTTCAAAGGCACGGAGAGACGCAGCAGGAGGGAATTGGAGGAAGAGATCGAGAACATTGGAGGTCAGTTAAACGCGTATACATTGAGGGAACATATCACGTTGTTGgctaaggtgttggattcgaATGTGAACCAGGCGTTGGATATATTAGCTGATATGTTTCAGAATTCTGAGTTCAACGAAGCAAGGATCAACCAGGAGCGAGGTGTGATTTTGAGGGAAATGCAGGAG GTTGAGGGACAAACGCAGGAAGTTGTGTTTGACCATTTGCATGCAGCTGCCTTCCAACACACAAATCTAGGAAGAACTGTCTTGGGACCTGTTGATAATATCAAATCGATCACTAGGGATGATCTTCAGAACTTTATAAAGACTCACTTCACAGCTCCCAGAACT GTGATTGCTGCTGCAGGAGCTGTCACACACGAGGAGATTGTTGAGCAAGTGAAGAAATTATTTACGAATTTGTCCTCTGATTCAACATCCACTTCTCAATTGGTTGCCAAGGAACCTGCCAATTTTACAGGCTCTGAG GTCCGTATGATTGATGATGACCTACCCTTGGCACAATTTGCCATTGCCTTTGAGGGAGCATCTTGGACAGATCCGGATTCTGTTGCACTTATGGTTATGCAAACTATGCTGGGATCATGGAACAAAAGTGTTGGTGGGGGCAAACACATGGG CTCTGAGCTGGCCCAGAAGGTTGCAACTAATGAAATAGCTGAAAGCATAATGACTTTCAACAACAACTATAAGGATACTGGTCTTTTTGGCATTTATGCTGTTGCTAAG CCTGATTGCTTGGATGATCTAGCACATGCCATTATGTACGCAGTAACCAAGCTAGCTTATAGGGTCTCAGAAGATGATGTGACACGGGCACGGAATCAG CTGAAGTCTTCATTGTTGCTTAACTTAAATGGAACTACCCCAGTTGCTGAAGATATAGGTCGTCAG CTGTTAACATATGGTCGTAGAATCCCAACTGCCGAGTTATTTGCAAGGATTGACGCTGTTGATGCCAACACCGTGGGACATGTTGCCAATAAATACATTTATGACAAG gacaTGGCTATCTCAGCCATTGGTCCAATCCAAGAATTACCAGACTACAACTGGTTCAGACGCAGAACCTACTGGAACCGCTACTGA
- the LOC104769793 gene encoding protein ACCELERATED CELL DEATH 6-like, producing the protein MDQRSLEAAAKSGNIELLYELIHEDPYVLDKIDDVPFVNTPLHVAAVAGKTEFAMEIINLKPSFARKLNADGLTPLHLAVDNGHFWLVLEIVKADPSLVRVKGRHGMTPLLVAVNRKKIDLVSEFFLVCPEGIVDANVNGENALHIAMNNYDPQEGLIFVRVIMGWILRLCQKDAEWIEKRVINRRDKDGNTPLHLAAYGNNLHALEWMLLSPMVNVNIENKNNLNVLDIAAQHNNGEMERVIKKHGGTRSICLVAIETTSDLLASQLSFAESSRTKSIRFYSCTSEERKNALLVVVTLIFTATFQTILQPPGGLSDGGGQSGGTNGRGEVVMNDFYFIWIFLWNSVGFYFAIEMMLRLLSMGQESIFWYYPLFIPLVFVYAVAVNVIGPNNRARYIVLCGPVVIMLIWGFGINVFAEWVKSKRNKVRGPNSGLIWEGFTTLNQAKGIAPNYNRHVMRVT; encoded by the exons ATGGATCAAAGGTCATTAGAAGCTGCTGCTAAATCTGGAAACATCGAGCTACTATACGAACTGATCCATGAAGATCCATATGTTCTCGATAAAATTGACGACGTGCCCTTCGTCAATACTCCTCTCCACGTGGCAGCCGTCGCCGGAAAAACAGAGTTTGCGATGGAAATTATCAACTTGAAACCGTCTTTTGCTCGGAAACTTAACGCCGACGGACTTACGCCATTACACCTAGCCGTCGATAACGGTCATTTCTGGTTAGTACTTGAAATAGTTAAGGCTGATCCAAGCCTTGTTCGTGTTAAAGGGAGACATG GTATGACGCCATTGCTAGTTGCGGTAAACAGAAAGAAGATTGATTTGGTATCAGAGTTCTTCTTGGTTTGCCCCGAAGGCATTGTGGACGCAAACGTGAATGGAGAAAATGCTCTACACATCGCCATGAACAACTACGACCCACAAGAAGGATTAATCTTTGTTAGGGTTATTATGGGATGGATCCTGCGATTATGTCAAAAAGATGCCGAGTGGATCGAGAAAAGAGTCATAAACCGAAGAGACAAAGACGGTAACACGCCTTTACATCTCGCGGCTTACGGGAACAATCTTCATGCTTTGGAATGGATGTTATTGAGTCCCATGGTTAACGTCAACATTGAGAACAAGAACAATTTAAATGTTCTCGACATTGCTGCACAACACAATAATGGAGAAATGGAGAGAGTGATTAAGAAACATGGTGGAACACGTTCTATTTGTCTGGTTGCGATTGAGACAACATCGGATCTACTCGCGTCGCAGCTTTCTTTTGCAGAATCGAGTCGGACAAAAAGTATTCGGTTTTATTCTTGTACCTCTGAAGAGCGAAAAAACGCTCTTTTAGTGGTCGTAACTCTCATATTCACAGCTACTTTTCAGACCATTCTCCAGCCTCCCGGAGGCTTATCTGATGGTGGAGGTCAAAGTGGTGGTACAAACGGTCGGGGTGAAGTGGTTATGAATGATTTCTACTTTATCTGGATATTTTTATGGAACAGTGTGGGTTTCTACTTTGCCATTGAGATGATGTTACGTTTGTTGAGTATGGGACAAGAGAGTATCTTTTGGTATTACCCTCTGTTCATTCCTCTGGTCTTTGTTTACGCTGTCGCAGTGAATGTGATAGGACCGAATAACAGAGCGAGATATATCGTATTATGTGGTCCGGTCGTGATAATGCTCATTTGGGGATTCGGGATTAATGTGTTTGCTGAATGGGTGAAGTCTAAAAGAAACAAGGTGCGTGGACCCAACAGTGGATTGATTTGGGAAGGTTTTACTACGTTGAATCAAGCTAAAGGTATTGCGCCTAATTATAATAGGCATGTGATGAGGGTAACTTAA
- the LOC104769794 gene encoding protein WVD2-like 4 produces MESSLTLKNGKPGTPVKDRSKFLQSKSQDASRSLENSNPNISSPAKSKSAKKPSAQKNQSPNPKNHLTQAAVFSPRNRIRERKFVVVSKKFSKKGKTDPAVTESKVAEIDCKCGERKKGNMKCVCVAYETLRASQEEFFKKRIESEEEGKGDLEECCNLGDGEEESGEPEKIGVSTMKRSRAKVVEEARQSVPVSGKVMNLVEAFEKLTCFSNSKTVNKNEEKQTEEDMKLEGEKEQKQWSSSFCSSELVLTAKNLGLDPNASVSSSWDSTRGSGLSGSSNAGRRSRRNSLDSATTMGSRRSKKKQVKVTSLKPFKLRTEQRGKMKEEEFAKKLQEITMEEEKMRIPIAQGLPWTTDEPECLVKPHWKDLTRPVDLMLHSDVRAVERAEFDYQVAEKMSVIEQYKAERERQQKLAEEEEIRRLRKELVPKAQPMPYFDRPFIPRRSSKHPTAPRDPKFHIPQHKKIRCCSSSSWSETGSCMSDFQYQFL; encoded by the exons ATGGAGTCGTCGTTGACATTGAAGAATGGGAAACCAGGGACTCCGGTGAAGGATCGGAGCAAGTTTCTTCAGTCCAAGTCTCAAGATGCATCCAGATCGTTGGAGAATTCAAACCCTAACATTTCGAGTCCGGCTAAATCGAAATCCGCGAAGAAACCATCGGCGCAGAAGAATCAGAGTCCAAACCCTAAGAACCACCTTACCCAGGCGGCGGTTTTCTCTCCTCGGAATCGGATCAGAGAGAGGAAGTTTGTTGTGGTGTCGAAGAAGTTTTCGAAGAAAGGGAAAACGGATCCAGCGGTTACTGAATCGAAGGTTGCTGAGATTGATTGTAAATGCGGGGAGAGGAAGAAAGGGAACATGAAATGTGTTTGTGTAGCGTATGAGACGCTTCGTGCTTCGCAAGAAGAGTTTTTCAAGAAAAGAATTGAATCGGAGGAGGAGGGAAAGGGAGATTTGGAGGAATGCTGTAATcttggagatggagaagaagaatccgGGGAGCCGGAGAAAATTGGGGTTTCTACGATGAAGAGGTCAAGGGCTAAGGTGGTGGAAGAAGCACGGCAAAGTGTGCCTGTTTCTGGTAAAGTAATGAATCTTGTTGAAGCGTTTGAGAAACTCACTTGCTTTAGTAACTCAAAGACAGTCAACAAGAATGAAGAGAAGCaaacagaagaagatatgaaGTTGGAGGGTGAGAAAGAGCAAAAGCAGTGGAGTTCTTCGTTTTGTTCATCTGAATTGGTTTTAACTGCTAAGAATCTTGGGTTAGATCCCAATGCCTCTGTTTCTTCGTCCTGGGACAGCACCCGCGGCAG TGGTTTGAGTGGGAGTTCAAATGCTGGCcggagaagcagaagaaat AGCTTGGACTCAGCTACTACAATGGGAAGtagaagatcaaagaagaagcaggTTAAGGTCACTTCGTTGAAGCCTTTTAAGCTTAGAACTGAG CAAAGAGGCAAAATGAAGGAGGAAGAGTTTGCAAAAAAGCTTCAAGAAATAACCATGGAGGAAGAAAAGATGAGAATCCCCATTGCTCAAGGTCTTCCATGGACAACCGATGAACCTGAG TGTCTAGTTAAGCCTCATTGGAAAGATCTCACAAGACCAGTCGACTTGATGCTCCACTCAGATGTCCGGGCAGTAGAACGAGCAGAATTTGATTACCAG GTTGCCGAGAAGATGAGCGTCATTGAGCAATACAAAGCGGAAAGAGAAAGACAACAGAAG ctggcggaggaagaagagataagaAGGCTGAGGAAAGAATTGGTCCCAAAAGCACAACCAATGCCATACTTTGATCGACCATTCATTCCAAGAAG GTCGAGCAAACATCCAACTGCACCACGAGATCCCAAGTTTCACATACCACAACACAAGAAGATCAGATGCTGCAGTTCGTCTTCTTGGAGTGAAACTGGCTCCTGCATGAGCGATTTCCAATATCAGTTTCTCTAA
- the LOC104769796 gene encoding probable mitochondrial-processing peptidase subunit beta, mitochondrial isoform X1, with amino-acid sequence MAIKQLLTLARRSQISLCLNQAIRLASSAVSTVSPFTTTPVTSSSFPLPQVMPYDNAAEAVKSKLKKLENPDLRFLRYASPHPILASHDDHILSSPETRVTTLANGLRVATESDLSAKTATIGVWIDAGSRFETDSTNGTAHFLEHMLFKGTERRSRRELEEEIENIGGQLNAYTLREHITLLAKVLDSNVNQALDILADMFQNSEFNEARINQERGVILREMQEVEGQTQEVVFDHLHAAAFQHTNLGRTVLGPVDNIKSITRDDLQNFIKTHFTAPRTVIAAAGAVTHEEIVEQVKKLFTNLSSDSTSTSQLVAKEPANFTGSEVRMIDDDLPLAQFAIAFEGASWTDPDSVALMVMQTMLGSWNKSVGGGKHMGSELAQKVATNEIAESIMTFNNNYKDTGLFGIYAVAKPDCLDDLAHAIMYAVTKLAYRVSEDDVTRARNQLKSSLLLNLNGTTPVAEDIGRQLLTYGRRIPTAELFARIDAVDANTVGHVANKYIYDKVRHGYLSHWSNPRITRLQLVQTQNLLEPLLSLPNFP; translated from the exons ATGGCGATTAAGCAGTTACTGACCTTGGCTCGAAGGTCACAGATAAGTTTATGTCTCAATCAAGCTATACGGTTGGCTTCATCAGCCGTCTCTACTGTATCTCCGTTCACAACAACTCCggtaacttcttcttcctttcctctACCGCAAGTTATGCCTTACGACAACGCGGCGGAAGCTGTGAAATCGAAGCTAAAGAAGCTAGAGAATCCTGATTTAAGATTCCTCAGATACGCTTCACCGCACCCGATACTTGCCTCGCACGACGATCATATCTTGTCTTCCCCTGAGACTCGTGTCACCACTTTAGCCAATGGTCTCCGTGTCGCCACTGAGTCTGACCTCTCAGCTAAAACCGCCACCATCGGGGTCTGGATTGACGCGGGGTCACGTTTTGAGACGGATTCTACAAACGGTACGGCTCATTTTCTTGAGCATATGCTTTTCAAAGGCACGGAGAGACGCAGCAGGAGGGAATTGGAGGAAGAGATCGAGAACATTGGAGGTCAGTTAAACGCGTATACATTGAGGGAACATATCACGTTGTTGgctaaggtgttggattcgaATGTGAACCAGGCGTTGGATATATTAGCTGATATGTTTCAGAATTCTGAGTTCAACGAAGCAAGGATCAACCAGGAGCGAGGTGTGATTTTGAGGGAAATGCAGGAG GTTGAGGGACAAACGCAGGAAGTTGTGTTTGACCATTTGCATGCAGCTGCCTTCCAACACACAAATCTAGGAAGAACTGTCTTGGGACCTGTTGATAATATCAAATCGATCACTAGGGATGATCTTCAGAACTTTATAAAGACTCACTTCACAGCTCCCAGAACT GTGATTGCTGCTGCAGGAGCTGTCACACACGAGGAGATTGTTGAGCAAGTGAAGAAATTATTTACGAATTTGTCCTCTGATTCAACATCCACTTCTCAATTGGTTGCCAAGGAACCTGCCAATTTTACAGGCTCTGAG GTCCGTATGATTGATGATGACCTACCCTTGGCACAATTTGCCATTGCCTTTGAGGGAGCATCTTGGACAGATCCGGATTCTGTTGCACTTATGGTTATGCAAACTATGCTGGGATCATGGAACAAAAGTGTTGGTGGGGGCAAACACATGGG CTCTGAGCTGGCCCAGAAGGTTGCAACTAATGAAATAGCTGAAAGCATAATGACTTTCAACAACAACTATAAGGATACTGGTCTTTTTGGCATTTATGCTGTTGCTAAG CCTGATTGCTTGGATGATCTAGCACATGCCATTATGTACGCAGTAACCAAGCTAGCTTATAGGGTCTCAGAAGATGATGTGACACGGGCACGGAATCAG CTGAAGTCTTCATTGTTGCTTAACTTAAATGGAACTACCCCAGTTGCTGAAGATATAGGTCGTCAG CTGTTAACATATGGTCGTAGAATCCCAACTGCCGAGTTATTTGCAAGGATTGACGCTGTTGATGCCAACACCGTGGGACATGTTGCCAATAAATACATTTATGACAAGGTTA gacaTGGCTATCTCAGCCATTGGTCCAATCCAAGAATTACCAGACTACAACTGGTTCAGACGCAGAACCTACTGGAACCGCTACTGAGCCTTCCTAACTTCCCCTGA
- the LOC104769795 gene encoding 40S ribosomal protein S19-2: MATGKTVKDVSPHDFVKAYASHLKRSGKIELPLWTDIVKTGRLKELAPYDPDWYYIRAASMARKVYLRGGLGVGAFRRIYGGSKRNGSRPPHFCKSSGGIARHILQQLDTMSIVELDTKGGRRITSSGQRDLDQVAGRIAAES; this comes from the exons ATGGCGACTGGTAAAACCGTAAAAGATGTTTCTCCTCACGATTTCGTGAAAGCTTACGCTTCTCACCTCAAGCGATCTGGAAAG ATCGAGCTACCTCTATGGACAGACATTGTGAAGACTGGTCGATTAAAGGAGCTTGCTCCATACGACCCTGATTGGTACTACATTAGAGCTG CTTCTATGGCTAGAAAGGTTTACTTGAGAGGAGGTCTTGGTGTTGGTGCTTTCCGAAGAATCTATGGTGGTAGCAAAAGAAATGGAAGTCGACCACCTCATTTCTGTAAGAGCAGTGGCGGTATTGCTCGTCATATTCTCCAACAGTTGGACACTATGAGCATTGTCGAGCTCGACACTAAAGG aggaagaagaattacTTCAAGTGGTCAACGGGATTTGGATCAGGTTGCTGGGCGTATTGCAGCTGAATCATGA
- the LOC104769797 gene encoding biotin carboxyl carrier protein of acetyl-CoA carboxylase 2, chloroplastic-like, with protein MALLSVPCAKICAPNRQVGPLPGISTRRWQPQHSGISFPSGVSQTHSTIWRLSATTNEVVSHSSPVTNGGILNGKAKTNVPESAELSEFMAKVSGLLKLVDSRDIVELELKQLDCEIVIRKKEALQQAAPSAPVYHSMPPLMADLPMPPPQSVASPPPTPTPASTSAPAKPTTAPSPSQPPLKSPMAGTFYRSPGPGEPPFVKVGDKVQKGQVVCIIEAMKLMNEIEAEKSGTITELLAEDGKPVSVDTPLFVIIS; from the exons ATGGCGTTATTGTCAGTACCTTGCGCCAAGATCTGTGCCCCAAACCGGCAGGTTGGTCCTCTTCCTGGAATCTCTACCCGACGATGGCAGCCGCAACACAGTGGCATCTCATTTCCCTCCGGTGTATCTCAG ACTCATTCTACAATCTGGAGGCTGAGTGCAACAACCAACGAG GTTGTTTCGCACTCTAGCCCTGTGACTAATGGTGGGATTTTGAACGGAAAAGCCAAAACCAATGTTCCTGAATCCGCCGAGCTCTCTGAATTTATGGCTAAAGTCTCAGGTCTTCTTAA GCTTGTGGATTCAAGAGACATAGTGGAACTCGAACTGAAGCAGCTCGACTGTGAGATCGTTATTCGAAAGAAGGAAGCTTTACAGCAAGCTGCACCTTCAGCTCCAGTTTACCACTCAATGCCTCCTCTAATGGCAGACCTTCCAATGCCTCCACCTCAGTCAGTGgcttctcctcctcctactcCTACCCCCGCCTCAACCTCTGCACCAGCAAAACCAACAACCGCCCCGTCCCCGTCTCAACCTCCACTCAAGAGCCCTATGGCTGGTACTTTCTACAGATCTCCTGGACCCGGTGAACCCCCTTTTGTTAAG GTTGGAGATAAGGTGCAGAAGGGTCAAGTTGTTTGCATTATCGAAGCTATGAAACTGATGAACGAGATTGAG GCTGAGAAGTCAGGAACCATCACTGAGTTACTGGCTGAAGATGGAAAACCAGTCAGCGTTGACACG CCTCTGTTTGTAATCATATCTTGA